A region of Moorena producens PAL-8-15-08-1 DNA encodes the following proteins:
- a CDS encoding helix-turn-helix domain-containing protein: protein MMISTAQAADLLGVSATRVRYLLGKGRVKGAYKVGRTWVIPLFDGMPVVTPGTRGPKRNWSKRTNYTKAVIHVNQKVIRQNHNTGERNPVITVKRGSKNIYGHTVEVNGPCRVMYRPDNPLHCGARVWIETISDFKVI from the coding sequence ATGATGATTTCTACCGCACAAGCCGCTGATTTACTGGGTGTTTCCGCCACTCGCGTCCGTTACCTTCTGGGCAAGGGCAGAGTCAAAGGAGCGTATAAGGTCGGTAGAACTTGGGTGATTCCTCTGTTTGATGGCATGCCAGTGGTAACGCCTGGCACTCGTGGACCAAAGCGGAATTGGTCAAAGCGTACAAATTACACCAAGGCTGTGATCCACGTTAATCAGAAAGTGATTCGCCAAAATCACAACACCGGGGAACGCAATCCAGTGATTACGGTAAAACGAGGCTCTAAAAACATTTACGGTCATACTGTCGAAGTCAATGGCCCTTGCCGGGTGATGTATCGCCCTGATAATCCGCTACATTGTGGCGCAAGGGTCTGGATTGAGACTATCTCGGATTTTAAAGTTATCTGA
- a CDS encoding lamin tail domain-containing protein codes for MSETNIYKQIWESDENQFSVSTRTSSGEWEDETADILLDEQVKASGQREIDLATRPLFYKVNEDKLFDETRTYASFIKLLDNYAIRSVDPEVTPEEEEHEQLDFISLIMSTKPIQLARNYINEKLGETLSEQQFRLKLQRIWFELYTNYYKGKSTHFASGFEHVFVGEGKYNIRSGDQRETLGSISGYHSWVKFYLDEQNHRVNFLGYKYDLRGNQGPNNPNVVTLQMTQNVTDIRGNVIAKLFKKKGGFFVGPSPECEIALATVAYYESVYGKIRDKARITINDATYDLVLYRSTNPNGSRGEFIRSFFPIFLSKDGTKEEDGTKVVRVEGIIKNDGPVVVVAALPNPEGSDEGGREWVELKNVTSEAIDLTGWEMADKLGRPQLLSGILQPLEVKRFPITRLTQSSMQLSNKSGLITVRDRSSNQIATVKYSRARSGNIFQFN; via the coding sequence ATGAGCGAAACCAATATTTATAAACAAATTTGGGAAAGTGACGAAAACCAATTCTCGGTTAGCACTCGCACTAGTTCCGGAGAATGGGAAGACGAAACTGCTGACATTCTATTAGATGAGCAGGTCAAAGCTAGTGGTCAACGGGAAATCGACTTAGCCACCCGACCCTTATTCTATAAAGTCAATGAAGACAAATTATTCGATGAAACCCGCACCTATGCTAGTTTCATTAAACTTTTAGATAACTACGCTATCCGCTCTGTTGACCCAGAAGTTACTCCTGAAGAAGAAGAACATGAGCAGTTAGATTTTATTTCTCTGATTATGTCTACAAAACCGATACAGCTTGCCCGAAACTATATTAACGAAAAGTTAGGTGAGACTCTTTCGGAGCAGCAATTTAGACTCAAGCTACAGCGCATCTGGTTTGAACTCTACACCAATTACTACAAGGGCAAATCAACTCACTTCGCTTCTGGCTTTGAGCATGTATTTGTTGGGGAAGGAAAATACAATATCCGCTCTGGAGATCAACGAGAAACCCTTGGCAGCATTTCTGGTTATCACTCATGGGTAAAATTCTACCTTGATGAACAAAATCATAGAGTTAATTTTCTCGGCTACAAGTATGACTTACGAGGTAATCAAGGACCGAATAATCCCAACGTTGTCACGTTACAAATGACCCAAAATGTGACTGATATTCGAGGCAATGTTATTGCTAAATTGTTCAAGAAGAAAGGCGGATTTTTTGTTGGACCAAGCCCTGAATGTGAAATCGCGCTCGCAACCGTTGCCTATTATGAAAGTGTCTACGGCAAAATTCGTGACAAGGCTCGAATTACTATCAATGATGCCACTTACGATTTAGTCCTCTACCGCAGTACCAATCCCAATGGTAGCCGTGGCGAGTTTATTCGTTCCTTCTTTCCCATCTTCCTGAGCAAGGATGGCACAAAAGAAGAGGATGGTACAAAAGTTGTGCGAGTAGAGGGTATCATCAAGAATGATGGTCCTGTGGTAGTCGTAGCGGCATTACCTAATCCTGAAGGCTCCGATGAAGGGGGAAGGGAGTGGGTTGAGTTGAAGAATGTTACCAGTGAAGCCATTGACCTCACTGGCTGGGAGATGGCAGATAAACTAGGTCGTCCCCAACTCCTGAGTGGGATTCTTCAGCCCTTAGAAGTTAAGCGCTTCCCCATCACCCGTTTAACTCAATCCTCTATGCAGTTGAGCAATAAATCAGGATTGATCACAGTACGCGATCGCTCCTCTAACCAGATAGCAACAGTTAAATACTCTCGTGCTCGTTCTGGTAACATCTTTCAATTTAACTAG
- a CDS encoding FAD-dependent oxidoreductase: MSKAIKGSRGVSSRIFDYLSIDIGSTPATMLTPGADKYAIAAKPVPKFLAAWEGIVAGVKQNPKRPLSLGIVGGGAGGVELAVNVQGKLKKLLHQRLTNDSHPSKNLQIHLFHRGTKLLPHHNSWVSNHLKKILLQRGIQLHLLERVSQISPHFDQNQLNQSIANNNSDSAHLDPQLLPQLLTVICDSGLKVECHHVFWVTQASAPSWIKASGLTTDERGFILVADTLQSISHPHIFAAGDIATMQNYQRPKAGVFAVRQGKPLFKNLQRIVLGKKLIPSPSL, translated from the coding sequence TTGAGCAAAGCCATTAAGGGTTCCCGTGGCGTTTCATCCAGAATTTTTGATTACTTGTCGATTGATATTGGCAGTACGCCAGCAACAATGTTAACGCCGGGAGCGGACAAGTATGCGATCGCTGCTAAACCCGTCCCTAAGTTTTTGGCAGCTTGGGAGGGAATCGTGGCAGGAGTCAAACAGAACCCAAAGCGACCTCTGAGCCTTGGCATCGTTGGTGGTGGGGCAGGGGGAGTAGAATTGGCAGTGAATGTCCAAGGCAAATTAAAGAAACTATTGCATCAACGATTGACTAATGATTCCCACCCCAGTAAGAATTTACAAATTCACCTGTTCCATCGAGGCACTAAACTGTTACCCCATCACAATTCTTGGGTCAGCAACCACTTAAAAAAAATTTTATTACAGCGGGGAATTCAGCTTCATTTACTCGAACGTGTCAGCCAAATATCTCCCCATTTCGATCAGAATCAACTGAATCAATCGATAGCAAACAATAATAGTGACAGTGCTCATTTAGACCCCCAATTACTACCCCAATTACTAACGGTAATCTGTGACTCTGGATTAAAGGTAGAATGCCATCACGTCTTTTGGGTCACTCAAGCTTCGGCTCCGAGTTGGATTAAAGCCTCAGGATTAACCACAGATGAGCGAGGATTTATTCTCGTTGCTGATACCCTCCAATCAATTTCCCACCCTCATATCTTTGCAGCCGGTGATATTGCTACTATGCAAAATTACCAACGTCCCAAAGCCGGGGTATTTGCGGTCCGTCAGGGCAAGCCGTTATTTAAAAACCTCCAACGAATTGTATTAGGAAAAAAACTTATCCCCTCTCCATCCCTATAG
- a CDS encoding pentapeptide repeat-containing protein, whose amino-acid sequence MNVREIIQQYAAGVRDFTAADLTELNLSGATLSGADLSEANLSITNLSGANLSGTNLSRANLNVARLSGANLSKAKLTQAQLNVANLIRSDLRGAQLIQASLIRAEMVRGSLSGANLTAANLSGADLREATLRQANLSRAIFNEANLAGATLSQANLKGAHLNGTNLHKADFSGSNLKGVEIRQGNLTCANFRGADLSGANLRWADLSGANLSWADLSNAKLSGATLVGADLSNANLVNTSLVHADLSKARLIKANWIGADLTGATLTGAKLYAVSRFGLKTEGLICEWVDLSPDGDQSQIIRLSSEAAKTFFNETLPTVKIIVDTPLDLKANLALASIYNQIANVSEVLNQPPSIEVSVRRTTITFTSNNADLFIIAYLAIVPFKDGGQTHRNIVTLLNSLPSRSIYTLSNQDKKQINKLLTNIGQAIELLKPIKTLKLAPEIKSSANFFMAPTKTIITNSRDYSLSIYSNQDFGKYLMNQSSWSEQSEDTTTPSRPVSTLPPVSQIVAFIKAWDYLSG is encoded by the coding sequence ATGAATGTCAGGGAAATTATCCAACAATATGCAGCAGGGGTAAGAGATTTTACAGCTGCGGATCTTACGGAACTTAACCTAAGCGGCGCTACTCTTAGTGGTGCCGACTTGAGTGAAGCTAACCTGAGTATAACTAACTTAAGTGGTGCTAACTTGAGCGGCACAAACCTCAGCCGAGCCAACTTGAACGTTGCTAGACTCAGCGGTGCCAATCTCTCTAAAGCCAAGTTAACACAAGCACAGCTCAATGTAGCAAATTTGATTCGGTCTGATTTAAGAGGTGCCCAACTGATTCAGGCATCACTGATTCGTGCTGAGATGGTTCGTGGTTCCCTAAGTGGAGCAAATCTAACCGCAGCCAACCTCTCTGGTGCTGATTTACGAGAAGCCACCCTCAGACAAGCCAATCTCAGCCGCGCTATCTTCAATGAAGCTAATCTAGCGGGGGCAACCCTTAGTCAAGCAAACTTGAAGGGAGCCCACTTAAATGGAACAAATCTGCACAAAGCCGATTTCAGCGGTAGCAATCTCAAAGGGGTTGAAATCAGACAAGGAAATCTCACCTGTGCCAATTTTAGGGGAGCCGATCTCAGTGGGGCAAATTTACGCTGGGCTGATTTAAGTGGAGCAAACCTCAGTTGGGCTGATCTCAGCAACGCTAAATTAAGTGGAGCTACCTTAGTTGGGGCTGATTTGAGCAATGCTAATTTAGTTAATACCAGTTTAGTACACGCTGATCTTAGTAAGGCAAGGCTGATTAAAGCCAATTGGATTGGAGCAGATTTGACTGGTGCTACCCTGACTGGGGCAAAACTATATGCCGTTTCCCGGTTTGGTCTCAAAACCGAAGGACTGATCTGTGAATGGGTTGACTTGAGTCCTGATGGCGATCAAAGTCAAATTATCCGTCTGTCTTCCGAAGCTGCCAAAACCTTTTTCAACGAGACCCTGCCAACAGTAAAGATTATCGTTGATACCCCGTTAGACCTCAAAGCGAATTTGGCTTTAGCCTCGATTTATAATCAGATAGCCAATGTTTCTGAAGTGCTCAATCAACCACCCAGCATTGAGGTGAGTGTTCGCAGAACAACCATTACCTTTACAAGCAACAACGCTGACTTATTCATTATCGCTTACTTGGCAATTGTCCCCTTCAAAGATGGAGGTCAAACTCATCGCAATATTGTGACCTTATTAAATAGCCTACCCTCACGATCAATATACACTTTAAGTAATCAAGACAAAAAGCAAATAAATAAATTACTTACAAATATTGGCCAAGCTATTGAGCTGCTTAAACCAATTAAAACCCTTAAGTTAGCACCAGAAATAAAATCATCGGCTAACTTTTTTATGGCTCCGACTAAGACAATTATTACTAACTCTAGAGACTACTCATTAAGTATTTATTCTAATCAAGATTTTGGGAAGTATCTGATGAATCAATCAAGCTGGAGCGAGCAATCTGAAGACACTACAACACCATCAAGACCAGTATCAACCCTGCCTCCAGTGAGCCAAATTGTTGCATTTATTAAAGCCTGGGATTATTTGAGCGGTTGA
- a CDS encoding trypsin-like peptidase domain-containing protein: MNILSKTVLDAIASGGNQRQSLMGGTPKTALPPQDRAASLPALLVPGFFLIGSIAIIPAIPTVVISTPAAKTIAQQVTVRIDGPKQGGSGIIVERQGNIYYILTSAHVLQKAGIYRIQTPDGNRYPVDSRYIRRMPGVDLAILPLISTSNYPVARLGNSQQISAGQRVYVAGWPRSGGASQQRRFVNTEGLLTDASSKLPRGYALSYTNLVRIGMSGGPVLDHQGRVIGINGMVRLVGDSDTIVASGIDIDTYLTWRSQLKLPTPVHTPQVGVSPTAASAKTGTVFYKLANTLKVGTGSVSSVAIGTVAQGRSVQGLMAASGHSDGTISLWNLSTGQLIRTWRGHGGAVNTVVISPDGQTLVSGGDDRMIKIWNLNTGKPLVTLTGHQDTVATLAFSADSKTLVSGSWDNTIKIWQLPKGKLLHTLNGHLGSVNSVEISPDGKTLVSGSQDTTIRLWNLATGKLVRIFKGHSRSVSSVAISLDGKTLASGGGDGTIRLWNVNTGKLTRTLTGHTDGVWSVTMTRDGSTLISGSWDKTIKLWDMRSAQLKSTLNGHSGYVVAVALSQDSQTLVSGGWDQQIRIWRKQMPN; this comes from the coding sequence ATGAACATCTTATCTAAAACAGTTCTTGATGCAATAGCGAGTGGGGGAAACCAACGGCAGTCGCTCATGGGGGGAACCCCCAAGACCGCGCTGCCTCCCCAAGACCGCGCTGCATCGCTTCCAGCGCTTTTAGTTCCAGGGTTTTTTTTAATTGGTAGCATCGCCATCATTCCAGCAATTCCCACAGTGGTGATATCAACACCAGCGGCTAAAACTATTGCCCAACAGGTTACTGTCCGGATTGATGGTCCAAAACAGGGTGGCAGTGGGATAATTGTTGAACGCCAAGGAAATATATATTATATCCTGACTAGTGCTCATGTGCTACAAAAAGCTGGCATCTACAGGATTCAAACCCCTGATGGCAATCGTTATCCTGTAGACTCCCGCTACATCAGACGGATGCCAGGGGTAGATTTAGCGATCTTACCTTTGATTAGCACCTCTAACTACCCAGTGGCTAGGTTAGGGAATTCCCAACAAATCAGTGCAGGTCAAAGGGTTTATGTTGCTGGATGGCCCCGTTCTGGAGGTGCTTCTCAACAACGGCGGTTTGTTAATACTGAAGGATTGCTCACCGATGCTAGTTCTAAACTTCCTAGGGGATATGCTCTGAGTTATACCAATTTGGTGAGAATTGGGATGAGTGGTGGACCGGTATTAGACCATCAGGGGCGGGTAATTGGCATTAATGGTATGGTCAGATTAGTGGGCGATTCTGACACAATTGTGGCATCTGGCATTGACATTGACACCTATTTAACCTGGCGCTCTCAGCTGAAACTGCCAACTCCTGTACATACTCCTCAAGTCGGTGTCTCTCCTACAGCTGCGTCTGCCAAGACCGGAACAGTTTTCTACAAGTTGGCCAATACCCTTAAAGTAGGGACTGGCTCAGTGAGTTCTGTGGCGATTGGCACCGTTGCTCAAGGGAGATCAGTACAGGGATTGATGGCCGCTAGTGGTCATAGTGATGGCACTATCTCCCTGTGGAATCTGTCAACTGGTCAATTAATTCGTACCTGGCGAGGTCACGGTGGCGCAGTGAATACTGTGGTGATTAGTCCGGATGGTCAAACCTTAGTCAGTGGCGGTGATGACCGTATGATCAAGATCTGGAATCTTAACACCGGTAAACCGTTAGTTACCCTGACTGGACATCAAGATACAGTGGCGACTTTAGCCTTTAGTGCCGATAGCAAAACCTTAGTTAGTGGCAGCTGGGATAACACTATTAAGATTTGGCAGCTGCCTAAGGGTAAACTCTTGCATACCCTTAACGGACACTTAGGTTCAGTGAATTCTGTTGAAATCTCTCCTGATGGCAAAACCTTAGTCAGTGGTTCTCAAGATACAACTATTCGGCTGTGGAATTTAGCTACAGGTAAGTTAGTGCGTATCTTCAAGGGACATTCTCGATCGGTATCGTCTGTAGCGATTAGTCTGGATGGGAAAACCTTAGCCAGTGGTGGAGGGGACGGCACGATTCGCTTGTGGAATGTTAACACTGGTAAACTGACTAGAACCTTGACGGGTCACACAGATGGGGTGTGGTCAGTAACCATGACTAGAGATGGAAGTACCCTGATTAGCGGTAGTTGGGATAAGACCATTAAGTTGTGGGATATGAGGAGCGCTCAGTTGAAAAGCACCTTAAATGGTCATTCGGGCTATGTTGTGGCTGTTGCTTTGAGCCAGGATAGTCAAACCCTAGTTAGTGGTGGTTGGGATCAGCAGATTAGAATTTGGAGAAAGCAAATGCCTAATTAA
- a CDS encoding HNH endonuclease: MTCELCGRDVDRLTVHHLIPRQNTKRKKMKPGPIINICPACHRQIHALFPNARLALELNTCEALKNDPQMQKFLAWVRKQKPDKRVRVYRS; encoded by the coding sequence ATGACTTGTGAACTTTGTGGAAGAGATGTAGACCGATTAACAGTTCATCACCTGATACCGCGACAAAACACTAAGCGAAAAAAGATGAAACCTGGTCCAATCATTAATATTTGTCCTGCTTGTCACCGACAAATACATGCGTTATTCCCAAATGCTCGTTTAGCTCTGGAATTGAATACCTGTGAAGCATTAAAAAATGATCCTCAGATGCAGAAGTTTTTAGCATGGGTCAGAAAGCAAAAGCCTGATAAGCGGGTGAGGGTTTATCGTTCTTAA
- a CDS encoding sialate O-acetylesterase has translation MKAWSIISYLVIGIVIGTFLGIILQKSTQVDQLLRRYGILRTSTIKDNHSKSVPANFQGKMSLFILAGQSNMSGSGKVTPASAVTHPRVFVFGNNYRWHLAKEPIDSPTGQVDHVSEDKLAGVGPGMAFATELLKYDPELIIGLIPCAKWGSSIQEWQKNLSEDTLYGSCLKRAYAASPMGEIKGLLFFQGESDALNPQAYPSRRFFPNQWADKFVRLVKDFRQDLGKPELPVVFAQIGTTTDPEKLPNWETVKAQQETVQLPATGMITTDDLGLQDHVHLTTESYLIVGKRFAKTFWKLTQR, from the coding sequence ATGAAAGCTTGGTCAATAATTTCCTATCTAGTTATCGGTATAGTTATCGGTACTTTTTTAGGTATTATACTACAAAAGTCTACTCAAGTAGACCAGTTGCTCAGACGCTACGGTATCCTCAGGACTTCCACCATTAAGGATAATCACAGCAAATCAGTTCCTGCCAATTTTCAAGGGAAGATGTCCCTGTTTATTTTGGCAGGACAGTCGAATATGTCAGGAAGTGGTAAAGTAACACCAGCCAGTGCTGTTACTCACCCGAGAGTTTTTGTTTTTGGAAACAATTACCGCTGGCATCTAGCCAAGGAACCTATTGATTCACCAACCGGACAAGTTGATCACGTCTCGGAAGATAAGTTAGCTGGAGTCGGTCCAGGGATGGCGTTTGCTACTGAATTACTCAAATACGATCCTGAGCTGATTATTGGTTTAATTCCCTGTGCTAAATGGGGTTCTAGTATTCAAGAGTGGCAAAAAAATCTCAGTGAAGATACTTTGTATGGCTCTTGCTTAAAGCGAGCCTATGCAGCTTCACCAATGGGAGAAATTAAAGGTTTACTATTCTTTCAGGGAGAAAGTGATGCCCTTAATCCTCAAGCCTACCCAAGTCGAAGATTCTTCCCTAATCAGTGGGCTGATAAATTTGTTAGGTTAGTAAAAGATTTCCGTCAAGACTTAGGGAAACCTGAGTTACCAGTAGTTTTTGCTCAAATTGGTACCACTACTGATCCAGAAAAGCTCCCGAACTGGGAAACCGTGAAAGCGCAACAGGAAACAGTCCAGTTACCAGCTACTGGGATGATTACTACAGATGACTTGGGTTTGCAAGACCATGTTCACTTGACAACGGAAAGTTATTTGATTGTTGGAAAACGATTTGCTAAAACATTTTGGAAACTTACTCAAAGATAA
- a CDS encoding serine/threonine-protein kinase, with amino-acid sequence MSKDLDFSPQGYEIKQELGQNHAGGRVTYLATQLETQQPVVIKQLQFSQLGTSWAEYDTYEREIKLLQQLNHPSIPRYIDSFDTPTGFCLVQEYKPAPSLAEDYHWTPEEVKQIAIAVLEVLVYLQRRQPPVIHRDIKPENILVDRQGNLKVYLVDFGFARIAGGDVTLSSVVKGSVGFMPPEQMFNRQLTKASDLYSLGITLICLLTGTKSSEINTLVDENYRINFKALLPKLNPQFIHWLHKMVAPNLKHRYPDAATALKALKPIDVVNDVTPLKTLLQAIQPTKAVVKLATLSLVAASSSAITYAWITSPARQLLTSGECQGCNLPNINLQDKNLNKAKLQGANLSGADLEGTNLWKANLKGANLSGANLEGANLNGALLHGANLGGANLKGANLDIKRAKRWRINLKGATMPDGSVHK; translated from the coding sequence ATGAGCAAGGATCTAGACTTTAGCCCCCAGGGCTATGAAATTAAACAAGAGTTAGGACAAAATCACGCTGGGGGTAGAGTCACCTACCTGGCGACACAACTGGAGACTCAGCAACCGGTTGTGATTAAGCAGTTGCAGTTTTCCCAATTAGGTACTAGCTGGGCAGAATACGACACTTATGAACGAGAAATTAAACTCCTGCAGCAGCTAAATCATCCTAGCATTCCTCGCTATATCGATTCTTTTGACACTCCCACTGGATTTTGCTTAGTCCAAGAATATAAACCAGCACCTTCCCTCGCGGAGGATTACCACTGGACACCAGAAGAAGTTAAGCAAATTGCGATCGCGGTCTTGGAAGTCTTGGTTTACTTGCAACGGCGGCAACCTCCTGTGATTCATCGAGATATTAAACCAGAAAATATTTTGGTTGATAGACAGGGCAACTTGAAGGTGTATCTAGTAGATTTCGGTTTTGCCCGGATAGCAGGTGGGGATGTGACCCTCAGTAGCGTTGTTAAAGGTAGTGTAGGGTTTATGCCACCAGAGCAGATGTTTAATCGGCAATTGACCAAAGCATCTGATCTCTATAGCTTAGGAATAACCCTGATTTGCTTGCTGACAGGGACAAAATCTAGCGAAATCAACACCTTAGTTGATGAGAATTATCGGATTAATTTCAAAGCACTGTTGCCCAAGCTAAATCCCCAGTTTATTCATTGGCTCCACAAAATGGTGGCACCTAACCTCAAACATCGCTATCCCGATGCAGCAACTGCCCTCAAAGCCCTGAAGCCGATTGATGTGGTGAATGATGTCACTCCTCTAAAAACACTGTTGCAGGCTATACAACCAACAAAAGCAGTAGTCAAACTTGCCACCCTCAGTCTTGTGGCTGCTTCTTCATCGGCTATAACCTATGCCTGGATCACCAGTCCAGCCAGACAGTTGCTAACCAGTGGAGAATGCCAAGGCTGCAATCTCCCAAATATCAACCTACAGGATAAGAATCTCAATAAAGCTAAGCTGCAGGGGGCTAATCTGAGTGGTGCCGACCTAGAGGGGACTAACCTGTGGAAAGCTAACCTCAAGGGGGCTAACCTGTCGGGAGCTAACCTCGAGGGGGCTAACCTAAACGGTGCTCTCTTGCATGGTGCTAACCTGGGCGGAGCTAACCTCAAGGGCGCTAACTTAGACATCAAGAGGGCTAAGCGCTGGCGTATTAACCTCAAGGGCGCAACTATGCCTGATGGCTCTGTACATAAGTAA
- a CDS encoding serine/threonine-protein kinase yields MKINPNHSLWGKLLNGRYKIIESLSAGAFGKTYIAEDTRQQGNPRYVIKYLQPKSDDPQKWQFLKRLWLNEAQTLIKLGSHNQIPRLLDYFEDNQGFYLVQNLIVGETLSTELPISQNSNKRFSENQCIELLEDVLGILEFIHRQGIIHRDLKPNNLIRRGSDRRLVLIDFGAAELINSKPIKAHLTEYPRSDASSTIRPFAYIPPEQLAGQSFPNSDIYSLGMIAIHALTGMTPMQLADPETGEIHWRNHVSVSDKMAFVLNHMVSYNSKLRYQSANDALIVLKTLMSTQSPELKVSIAKSDSELITEHSALSIKFSDNDTLEFHVLDTQSDSELITEHSALSIEFSDNDTFELSVLDTQSDSRVTIEDSALTRESSSQELKQAAPLSDSGVKTEQETLSTQDSKTSNNDSALSNDEPELHWKVYVREFALYSWPKLPPLLKRIGVGAASSNGIAILIGLYALLNASASRSEFDILQKAIKHYQAGDLEEAIALAESIPSDSLIYEQSLNTVQQWQQQWQGAEALFKATEQAFYQERWSDVLEGYDKMPSIGFWQKKMEPLVKKAKPRLEAEAQGLLKQAYKQALAQDFSNAIALLEQIHPETPTGAKVQPKLKEYQQKQQIRAEYLLQEAYEQGGQGNFIQALVYLSQIPKETPTYQKARIKIAEYSRKQHLKEEVERQAALARAVLEKQRQSGVNQKPLLKVNVESSRSPLKHGLQWQKVND; encoded by the coding sequence TTGAAAATTAATCCAAATCATTCCTTATGGGGAAAGCTCCTCAACGGGCGTTATAAAATCATTGAATCTTTAAGTGCTGGGGCATTTGGCAAAACCTATATCGCAGAGGATACCCGACAACAGGGCAATCCCCGCTATGTGATTAAGTATCTTCAGCCCAAAAGCGATGATCCTCAAAAATGGCAATTTCTTAAGCGTCTCTGGCTCAATGAAGCTCAAACCTTGATCAAACTGGGCAGCCATAACCAAATTCCCCGTCTACTTGATTATTTTGAAGATAACCAGGGATTTTACTTAGTTCAAAACTTAATTGTCGGAGAAACTCTTAGTACTGAACTGCCAATCAGCCAAAACAGTAATAAACGCTTTAGCGAAAACCAGTGCATTGAACTATTAGAAGATGTTCTAGGCATTCTAGAATTTATTCACCGCCAAGGGATAATTCATAGAGACCTCAAACCCAATAACCTAATCAGACGAGGGTCAGACCGTAGGCTAGTTTTGATTGACTTTGGTGCTGCTGAGCTGATTAATTCAAAGCCAATCAAAGCCCATCTGACCGAGTATCCACGGTCTGATGCATCCAGCACAATTCGTCCCTTCGCCTACATACCCCCAGAGCAACTTGCTGGTCAATCCTTTCCTAACAGTGACATTTATTCCCTAGGAATGATTGCGATTCACGCCCTCACAGGCATGACCCCAATGCAATTGGCTGACCCTGAGACTGGTGAGATTCATTGGCGAAACCATGTATCGGTTAGCGATAAAATGGCGTTTGTACTCAACCATATGGTCTCTTACAACAGCAAATTGCGTTATCAGTCAGCAAATGATGCATTAATCGTACTTAAAACACTCATGTCTACTCAAAGTCCTGAGTTAAAAGTATCTATTGCTAAGTCTGACTCAGAACTGATAACCGAGCACTCAGCACTCAGTATCAAGTTTAGTGACAATGACACTCTTGAATTCCACGTTCTGGATACTCAGTCTGACTCAGAACTGATAACCGAGCACTCAGCACTCAGTATCGAGTTTAGTGACAATGACACTTTTGAATTAAGCGTGCTGGATACTCAGTCTGACTCAAGGGTTACCATTGAAGACTCAGCACTGACTAGGGAGTCTAGCTCACAAGAATTAAAACAGGCAGCGCCATTGTCTGACTCAGGAGTCAAAACTGAGCAGGAAACACTCAGCACTCAAGACTCAAAAACTAGTAATAACGACTCAGCACTTAGCAATGATGAGCCGGAATTACATTGGAAAGTGTATGTCCGTGAATTCGCCCTATATAGCTGGCCAAAATTGCCACCTTTACTGAAAAGAATCGGAGTCGGAGCAGCAAGCTCCAATGGTATAGCGATTTTAATCGGACTTTATGCTCTACTGAATGCTTCTGCGTCTCGTTCTGAATTTGATATTCTACAAAAGGCAATCAAACACTATCAAGCCGGTGATTTGGAGGAAGCGATCGCACTAGCAGAATCGATTCCTAGCGATAGTCTGATCTATGAACAATCTCTAAATACGGTTCAACAGTGGCAGCAACAATGGCAAGGTGCTGAAGCTCTATTTAAGGCTACAGAGCAAGCCTTTTATCAAGAACGATGGTCAGATGTGCTTGAGGGATACGATAAAATGCCCTCAATTGGCTTTTGGCAAAAGAAGATGGAGCCCTTAGTCAAGAAGGCAAAACCTCGCCTTGAGGCAGAAGCCCAAGGGTTATTAAAGCAAGCCTACAAACAAGCATTAGCCCAAGACTTTAGCAATGCGATCGCACTACTCGAACAAATCCATCCAGAAACCCCCACCGGTGCTAAAGTCCAACCAAAGCTGAAGGAATATCAGCAAAAGCAACAGATTCGAGCAGAGTATTTGTTACAAGAAGCCTATGAACAAGGAGGACAGGGTAACTTTATTCAAGCGCTAGTGTATTTGTCTCAAATCCCTAAAGAAACCCCCACCTACCAGAAAGCGAGAATCAAGATAGCTGAGTATTCCCGTAAGCAGCATTTAAAGGAAGAAGTGGAACGACAAGCTGCATTAGCTAGAGCAGTGTTAGAAAAACAAAGGCAATCAGGGGTTAACCAAAAACCGTTGCTCAAGGTCAACGTTGAATCAAGCCGTTCCCCACTCAAGCATGGGCTACAGTGGCAAAAAGTCAACGATTAG